A stretch of DNA from Micromonospora sp. WMMD1155:
TGGCGGACGAGGGGCGGACGGTCTTCGTCTCCAGCCACCTGATGAGCGAGATGCAGCTCACCGCCGACCAACTCGTGGTGATCGGTCGGGGACGGCTGCTCGCCGACGCGCCCACCGACGAGGTGATCGCCGGCAGCCCGGTCGCGGTCCGGGTGCGCAGCCCGCACCCGGACGGCCTGGCCGCCCTCGCCGCGCGCCTGACCGCCGCCGGGGCGACGGTCACGGCCGCCGACCGGAACGAACTGACCGTCACCGGCGTCACCGTGGACCGGGTCGGGGACCTGGCCCACGAACTCGGGGTACGACTGCACGAGCTGACCCCGCACGGCGCGTCACTGGAAGAGGCGTTCATGGAACTCACCGCCGACAGCGTCGAGTACGCGGGCGGACCGACCGGAGGTGGCGCGCGATGAGCACCAGTAACCGTGGTGGCATCCTGACCGCCGAGTGGACCAAGCTCTCCTCGGTGCGGAGTACCTGGTGGACGGCGCTGGCCGGGCTGCTGGTGACGGCAGCGGGCGCCGGCCAACTGGCCATCTACGTCGCCAACGGCAACACCAACGACGATCCGGCTGACGACGCCGGCGTCGTCACCGTCGGCAGTGTGCTGATCGACTCGGTCGAGCTGACCCAGTACGTGGTGTTGGCGCTCGGCCTGCTGGCGATCACCTCCGAGTTCACCAGCGGCACCATCCGGACCACGTTGCAGTGCACTCCGTCGCGTGGTCGCGTACTCCTGGGCAAGGCCGTGGTCGCCGGAGCCGTCACGTTCGCCCTCGGTCTGCTGCTCGGCGGCGTCGGCGCCCTGGTCGCCGGGCCGGTGCTCGGCGAATGGGGCAGCGCCCCGGCCGCCGAGACGATCGGCGACATCGTGGCGGTGGCGGTCTACCTGGCGCTGGTCGGCGTGCTCGCGCTCGGCCTCGGCGCCGCGCTGCGCAGCGCGGTCCTGACGCTCACCGTGCTGCTGGCCACCCTGATGATCGTGCCGCTGTCCCTCCAGGAACCCGACATCGACGTGCTGACCCGCATCGCCGACGTGTTCCCCGGCGTGGCCGGCAATCACTTCCTGGCCGGAGACACCGAGCCGTACCCCAGCCTGGTCGGGTTGCTCCTGCTCGCCGGATGGGCCGGCGCCGCGCTCCTGCTGGGCCGGGCCGCCCTGCGCCGCCGAGACGCGTGACGACCACGGCTGAGCGGGGGCGGCCCGGCCCCCGCTCAGCCGTCGACCAGCCCCGCCTCGTACGCGAGGATCGCCGCCTGCACCCGGTTGCGCACGTCCAACCGGGTGAAGATGCTGGTCAGGTAACTCTTCACGGTGCCCTCCACCAGGTGCAGCCGGCGGGCGATCTCGGCGTTGGACAACCCCGCCCCCACCAGGGCCAGCACCTCCCGTTCCCGCTCGGTCAACCCGGCCGTCCGGTCCCGCGCCACGGGTCGGCGGGCCAACCGCCCGGCGCCCAACTCGATCACCCGGCGGGCCACGGTCGGCGACAGGTACGCGCCGCCGTCCGCGACCGCGTGCACCCCGGCGATCAACTCACGAGGGTCGCCGGCCTTGAGCAGGAACCCGCTCGCGCCGTGCCCGAGTGCCCGCGCCACGTGGTCGTCCTCGCCGAACGTGGTCAGCATGATCGTCGCGGTGTCCGGCACGACCCGACGGATCTCGGCGGCCGCCGCCAACCCGTCCAACCGGGGCATCCGGATGTCCAGCAACGCGACCCGGGGTCGGTGCGCGCGGACCAACTCCACCGCCTGGTGCCCGTCGCCCGCCTCGGCGACCACCTCGATGCCGGGATCGGTGGCGAGGATCGCCCGGACACCGGCACGGATCATCGCCTCGTCGTCGGCCAGGACCACCCGGACCGGCCCGGCCCCGGCCGTGTCGCTGTTCACTACGCGATCCACTCCTTGCTGGCCAACCGGCCGTCGGTGAAACAGAGCCGCCAGGTCGGCTGAGCGAGGGGGAAGTTGCCGTCGGTGTAGTACTCACAGCCGTCCCGGTTCGCCGTCGTCGGGCGTTCCAACGGCCGCCGGGGCAGGCCGGTCAGCTCCGCGCGCGCCGTACCGAGACGCATCTGATCGAAGGTGGCCCGGTCGAGCACCGTGCCCGCCGTCGCCACCGGGTAGTAGACGAGCGAGAGCACCAAAGCGAACCCGGCCGGTGCCACCAGAGCCACCAGCAGGCTGCGCCGCACCCGTCGGCGGGCGTCGTGCAACCGCCGCTCCGCGTCCACCGGCCGGTCCACCGCACCGGGCTCCGCCGCGTCGAGAGGTGCCGCCGGGTTCACCCCGGCGGGGCCCTCCATCGCCCCGGTGGCCGGCAGCACCGCCCGCACGGCGAAACCACCGCCGGTACGGGAGCCGGCGCGCAGCGTGCCACCGGCGAGACGGACCCGCTCGGCGAGGGCGAGCAACCCGCTGCCCTGCGACGGCGGGGCGGGCAACGGCCCCGCCGTCGGGGCGTCGTTGACGACGGCCACCTCCACCCGGTCACCCGTACGGATCACCGACACCTCGACCGGAGCGCCGGGCGCGTACCGAGCGGCATTGGTCAACGCCTCCCGCACGATCCGGTGCGCGGCGTGCCCGGTCATCGCCGGTAGCTCAGCGACCGCCGGGGCCGCCTCCAGGCGCACCGCCATGCCGGCCTCCCGGGCGCCCTCGACCAGCTCGGCGACGGTCTCCCCGCTCGGACGCACCGACGCGCCCCCCTCCTCACGGAGCACCCCGATGATCTCGTGCAGTCGCTCGGTGGCAGCGGAGACACTGGCCCGCAACTCCCCCGCCGCCGCCCGGTGCCGCTCGTCGAGGTCGGCGGTCACCTCCAGGGCGGCGGCGCGCAACGCGATCAGGCTGAGGTCGTGACCGAGTGAGTCGTGCATCTCCCCCGCGATCCGGGCCCGCTCCCGCAGCCGGATCCGTTCGGCGGCACCACGCTGCTCCCGGGCCGACGCCTCCACGTGCCGTCGACCGGCGTCGACCAATTCCTGCTGCTGACGCCGGTACCGGCCGACCAGCCAGGGGAACACCGCCGCGAACAGCAGCACCGAGGCGAGCAGGAACCAGGTGGCCGCGCCGGTGCCGAGCAGCCCCAGGTTGAGCGCCGTGCCGCCGGCCACGATCAGCACGAAGACCCCGGCCGCCGGACCGACCGACGCGGCACGCCGCCCGGCGAGGTAACTGAAGACCGGAATCGCGAACACGAAGTTGCCGTCGACCACCGACCCCAGCACCACCAGCACGAGGGCGACCAACGGCTGACGTCGACACGCCGCCACCGCCGCGCCGAGCAGCGACACCTTGGCCAGCGTCAGCGGCACCGCGTACGGCGCGTAGGGCGGGCTGAACCCGGCGTAACCCACCGGGGCGGCCACCACCGCCCAGAGCAGCACGTCCGACAGCAGGCGACGCCGCCGGTCCCACCAACCCGGCGGCCAGTAGTCGAGGATCCGCACGGCGGTCAGGCTACCCACGCCCGACCTGCGCGGACACCGACGAAAGTCAGGTGTTCAGCCGCTCTCCTCGGCCCAGACCCGCCAGTCGTCGAGCACACCGTGCAGGGCCGGGGTGAGCCAACCCGGGGCGGAACGCCGGAACACACCCGGGTCCATCGCACCCGCGCCGTCGGGCACCGCGCCGAGCAGATTCGGCACCAGGTCGGTGAGGTTCGTCCAGTGCACCAACTCCGGCCGGGCCGGCCAGGCGCCGATCACCACACCCGCCGGCACGGCACGCCGGTCCAGCGCCTCCAGCGTCAGCGCCGTGTGGTTGAGCGTGCCCAACCCGGCACGGGCCACCACCACCGCCGGAGCGCCCAACGACACCGCCAGGTCGGCCATCGTCCACGGCTCCCCCGACGGACGCAGCCCCATCGGCACCAGCAGCCCACCCGCGCCCTCGATCAACACCAGGTCGTGCTTGTCGACCTCGTCACGCACCGCGTCCACCGCCGTGTACAACTCCAACGGCGGCAGATCGGCCACCCGGGCGGCAGCCAACGGTGCCAGCGGATCGGGATAACTGGCCAGGGTCCGGCCGGTCAGCGGAGCGGCCAACCGGTTCACCGCGTCCACGTCGCCCGGCTCACCACCCGCCGTACCGGTCTGGCCGGGTTTGACCACGGCCACCCGCAACCCGGCGGCCTGCGCGGCAGCCGCGATCGTCGCCGTCACCACGGTCTTACCGACCTCGGTGTCGGTCCCGGTGACCAGAACCGGCCCCTCCCACCCGGTCACTGCGGGTCCTTTGTTCGCGACTGCGGGGCTCGCAAACCCGGCTCACTCCTCGCGCTCACGGTGAAACCTTTGTTCGCGACTGCGGGGCTCGCAAACCCGGCTCACTCCTCGCGCTCACGGGGGCACAGTGCACGATGACGTCCAGGGCCCGTTCGAACGCCGCCCGGGGCACTCCCGCGCTGACCGTCAGGCGCAGGCGGGACCGGCTGTCCGGGGTGGACGGTGGTCGGAAGCACCCCACCGCGACGCCCCGGTCCCGGCAGTCGGCGGCCCAGGCGGTCGCCGCCTCCGGGCTGGGAGCCGCCACCGAGATCACCGCCGCGTCCGGCGCGGAGACGGTCAACCCGGCCGCCCGCAGTCGGCCGACCGCCGACGCCACCCGGTCGGCCAGCTCCACGCGCACATCGTCGCCGCCCCGGGTCAGCCGCAGCGCGGCGTGCACCCCGGCGGCGACAGCCGGGGGCAGGGCCGTGTCGAAGATGAACGTACGGCTGGTCTCGACCAGGTGCCGGACGAACTCGGCCGGGCCGGCCACCACCCCACCCGCGCCGCCGAGCGCCTTGGACAGGGTGGCGGTGACCACCACGTCCGGCTCACCGGCCAGCTTCGCCGCCGCCACCGCGCCCGCCCCGGCCGGACCTGTCACACCCAGCGCGTGCGCGTCGTCGACCAGCAGCAGAGCGCCGTGCCGGCGGGCCACGGCGTGCAGCCGGGCCAGTGGGGCGAGGTCACCGTCGACCGAGAACACCGACTCGGTCACCACCACCGCCGGGCGACCCGGAGCGGCGGCGAGCGCGGCGGCCACCGCGTCCACGTCGCCGTGCGGCGTGACCACCGTCTCCGCACCGGAGATCCGGCAGCCGTCGATCAGGGACGCGTGGTTGTGCGCGTCCGACACCAGCAGCGTCCGAGGTCGGACGAGCGCCCGCAGCGCGCCGAGGTTCGCCAGGTAGCCGGAGGAGAAGACGAGGGCACGGTCGGTGCCCAGCCACCGCGCCAGCTCGGTCTCCAACGCTTCGTGCGCGTCGGTGGAGCCACGCACCAGGCGCGACCCGGTCGCCCCCAGCCCGTACGCCGACAGCGCTGCCGCGGCGGCGGCGGTGACCTCCGGGTGGGTGGCCAGGCCGAGGTAGTCGTTGCCGGCCAGATCGGTCATGCCGTCGGCGGCGGGACGCGGATGCAGTCGCCGGGTCAGCCCGGCTCTCGCCCGCAACTCCGCGCGGCGGTCGAGCGCCGCCAGCCAGTCCGCCACGTCATCCCTTCACCGCCGTTCGTGCCGGTCAGCCCGACACCCGCCGGGCGAAATTACCACCCGCCGCCGACCCCCGACGGATCCACTCGCTGGCCGGCGTAGGGGTTCCCAGGTCATTCCGGCTGATCGGGCCGCCTTGTAGGGTACGAGCCATGCCAGAGATCCTCGACCAGGCCCGGACCCAGGTCCTCGGCGACGGCGTCGGCCTCGACCAGGCCGGCATCCTCGCCGTGTTGAACCTGCCCGACGAGCACCTCCCCGCCGCCCTTCAGCTCGCTCACGACGTGCGCATGCGCTGGTGCGGCCCGGAGGTCGAGGTCGAGGGGATCGTCTCGCTGAAAACCGGCGGGTGCCCGGAGGACTGCCACTTCTGTTCCCAGTCCGGGCTGTTCACGTCCCCGGTGCGCTCGGTGTGGCTGGACATCCCGTCGCTGGTCGAGGCGGCGAAGCAGACCGCCGCCACCGGGGCGACCGAGTTCTGCATCGTCGCCGCGGTGCGCGGCCCGGACGCCCGGCTCATGAAGCAGATGCGCGAGGGCGTCGCCGCCATCAGGGCGGCCGTCGACATCCAGGTCGCGGCGTCGCTGGGCATGCTCACCAAGGAGCAGGTCGACGACCTGGTCGACATGGGCGTGCACCGCTACAACCACAACCTGGAGACCTGCCGGTCGTACTTCCCGAACGTGGTCACCACGCACTCCTGGGAGGAGCGCTGGGAGACCCTGCGGATGGTCCGCGACTCCGGCATGGAGGTGTGCTGCGGCGGGATCCTCGGCCTCGGCGAGACCGTCGAGCAGCGGGCCGAGTTCGCCGCCCAGCTCGCCGAGCTCGACCCGCACGAGGTGCCGCTCAACTTCCTCAACCCCCGTCCCGGCACCCCGCTCGGTGACCGCCCGGTGGTGGAGGGCAAGGACGCACTGCGGGCCATCGCCGCGTTCCGGCTGGCCATGCCGCGCACCATCCTCCGGTACGCGGGCGGCCGGGAGATCACCCTCGGTGACCTGGGCACCCGCGACGGTCTGCTCGGCGGCATCAACGCGGTGATCGTCGGCAACTACCTGACCACGCTGGGTCGACCGGCGACCGCCGACCTGGAGTTGCTGGACGAGCTGAAGATGCCGGTCAAGGCCCTCTCCGCGACGCTGTGACGACGATGACGACGACGGAGCTGTGGTGCGACAGGTGCGGTGAGCCGGCGACGGCCACCGCGCACCCGGCCTGCGCCACGGCCCGCCGGTTGGAGCCGCCCCGGTTCTGCCGCCGGTGTCGGCGTCGGATGAAGGTGCAGGTTTTGCCGGTGGGTTGGTCGGCGGTCTGCGTCGAGCACGGGGAAGTCCGGGGCTGACGCCGATGCTGCACGGGCGGGCGGTGACCCTGCGACCGGCGACGGACACGGACGTGCCGGCCCTCGCGGCGATCCGGGCCGACCCGGAGGTGCGCCGGTGGTGGCGGGGCGGCGACGACCTGACCGGTGCCGTCCGCGCCGACCTCGGCGACGACGACCTGCACGTGTACGCCATCGAGCACGACGGGCAGGTGGTCGGCGCGATCCAGTGGTACGCCGAGGCCGACCCGGACTACCGCCACGCCAGCCTGGACGTCTTCCTCGACCCGGCGGTACGCGGCACCGGCCTGGGGGTGGACGCGATCCGTACCCTGGCCCGGCACCTCGTCGACGAGTACGGCCACCACCGCTTCACGATCGACCCGGCGGCGGCGAACAGCGCCGCGATCCGCGCGTACGCCAAGGTGGGCTTCCGCCCGGTGGGCATCATGCGCCGCTACGAGCGCGGCGAGGACGGCCGCTGGCACGACGCCCTGCTGATGGATCTGCTCGCCGACGACCTGGTGGAGTGAGCGGGCAGGCGCACCCGTGCCGGCGCGCCTGCCCGGCAGATGCGAGCCACACTGCCGTTCGCGGCATCTACCCCGTAACGCCCAAACCGGACTTATCGTGCTCTGGTGGGCGTGGACATCAGAGCAGCAGACCGGAGCGCCGGTCCGGTTCTCGCGGGCCGGTTCCGCGGCGACATCGAGGGGCTGCGTGGGCTCGCGCTCGCCCTGGTGCTGGTCGGGCACGCCGGCATCGCCGCCCTCCCGGCCGCCTTCGTCGCCGTCGACGTCTTCTTCGTGATCTCCGGCTTCCTGATCACCGGCCTACTCCTCGACGAGATCCGCCGGACCGGCCGCGTCCGCATCGTCGACTT
This window harbors:
- a CDS encoding 8-amino-7-oxononanoate synthase; this translates as MADWLAALDRRAELRARAGLTRRLHPRPAADGMTDLAGNDYLGLATHPEVTAAAAAALSAYGLGATGSRLVRGSTDAHEALETELARWLGTDRALVFSSGYLANLGALRALVRPRTLLVSDAHNHASLIDGCRISGAETVVTPHGDVDAVAAALAAAPGRPAVVVTESVFSVDGDLAPLARLHAVARRHGALLLVDDAHALGVTGPAGAGAVAAAKLAGEPDVVVTATLSKALGGAGGVVAGPAEFVRHLVETSRTFIFDTALPPAVAAGVHAALRLTRGGDDVRVELADRVASAVGRLRAAGLTVSAPDAAVISVAAPSPEAATAWAADCRDRGVAVGCFRPPSTPDSRSRLRLTVSAGVPRAAFERALDVIVHCAPVSARSEPGLRAPQSRTKVSP
- a CDS encoding response regulator transcription factor, which encodes MNSDTAGAGPVRVVLADDEAMIRAGVRAILATDPGIEVVAEAGDGHQAVELVRAHRPRVALLDIRMPRLDGLAAAAEIRRVVPDTATIMLTTFGEDDHVARALGHGASGFLLKAGDPRELIAGVHAVADGGAYLSPTVARRVIELGAGRLARRPVARDRTAGLTEREREVLALVGAGLSNAEIARRLHLVEGTVKSYLTSIFTRLDVRNRVQAAILAYEAGLVDG
- a CDS encoding histidine kinase: MGSLTAVRILDYWPPGWWDRRRRLLSDVLLWAVVAAPVGYAGFSPPYAPYAVPLTLAKVSLLGAAVAACRRQPLVALVLVVLGSVVDGNFVFAIPVFSYLAGRRAASVGPAAGVFVLIVAGGTALNLGLLGTGAATWFLLASVLLFAAVFPWLVGRYRRQQQELVDAGRRHVEASAREQRGAAERIRLRERARIAGEMHDSLGHDLSLIALRAAALEVTADLDERHRAAAGELRASVSAATERLHEIIGVLREEGGASVRPSGETVAELVEGAREAGMAVRLEAAPAVAELPAMTGHAAHRIVREALTNAARYAPGAPVEVSVIRTGDRVEVAVVNDAPTAGPLPAPPSQGSGLLALAERVRLAGGTLRAGSRTGGGFAVRAVLPATGAMEGPAGVNPAAPLDAAEPGAVDRPVDAERRLHDARRRVRRSLLVALVAPAGFALVLSLVYYPVATAGTVLDRATFDQMRLGTARAELTGLPRRPLERPTTANRDGCEYYTDGNFPLAQPTWRLCFTDGRLASKEWIA
- the bioD gene encoding dethiobiotin synthase — translated: MTGWEGPVLVTGTDTEVGKTVVTATIAAAAQAAGLRVAVVKPGQTGTAGGEPGDVDAVNRLAAPLTGRTLASYPDPLAPLAAARVADLPPLELYTAVDAVRDEVDKHDLVLIEGAGGLLVPMGLRPSGEPWTMADLAVSLGAPAVVVARAGLGTLNHTALTLEALDRRAVPAGVVIGAWPARPELVHWTNLTDLVPNLLGAVPDGAGAMDPGVFRRSAPGWLTPALHGVLDDWRVWAEESG
- the bioB gene encoding biotin synthase BioB, giving the protein MPEILDQARTQVLGDGVGLDQAGILAVLNLPDEHLPAALQLAHDVRMRWCGPEVEVEGIVSLKTGGCPEDCHFCSQSGLFTSPVRSVWLDIPSLVEAAKQTAATGATEFCIVAAVRGPDARLMKQMREGVAAIRAAVDIQVAASLGMLTKEQVDDLVDMGVHRYNHNLETCRSYFPNVVTTHSWEERWETLRMVRDSGMEVCCGGILGLGETVEQRAEFAAQLAELDPHEVPLNFLNPRPGTPLGDRPVVEGKDALRAIAAFRLAMPRTILRYAGGREITLGDLGTRDGLLGGINAVIVGNYLTTLGRPATADLELLDELKMPVKALSATL
- a CDS encoding ABC transporter permease subunit, giving the protein MSTSNRGGILTAEWTKLSSVRSTWWTALAGLLVTAAGAGQLAIYVANGNTNDDPADDAGVVTVGSVLIDSVELTQYVVLALGLLAITSEFTSGTIRTTLQCTPSRGRVLLGKAVVAGAVTFALGLLLGGVGALVAGPVLGEWGSAPAAETIGDIVAVAVYLALVGVLALGLGAALRSAVLTLTVLLATLMIVPLSLQEPDIDVLTRIADVFPGVAGNHFLAGDTEPYPSLVGLLLLAGWAGAALLLGRAALRRRDA
- a CDS encoding GNAT family protein; this translates as MLHGRAVTLRPATDTDVPALAAIRADPEVRRWWRGGDDLTGAVRADLGDDDLHVYAIEHDGQVVGAIQWYAEADPDYRHASLDVFLDPAVRGTGLGVDAIRTLARHLVDEYGHHRFTIDPAAANSAAIRAYAKVGFRPVGIMRRYERGEDGRWHDALLMDLLADDLVE